The genomic segment CGCCCTGGACGGCGCGCTCCGCAAGGCGCTCGAACCGCACTACCCGGCCTTGAAAGACATGCACCTGACGGACTACAGCGTGCGCGTCATCAACCCGAAGGCCGCCACCCAGGCCCGCGTGCGCGTGGTCATCCAGAGCGCCGACGACCGCCGCATTTGGGGCACCGTCGGCGTCAGCGAAAACATCATCGAAGCCAGCTGGCAGGCCCTGATCGACAGCTTCGAGTACAGACTCCTGATGGAGGAGTAACGGGCAGATCGCCTGCCGCTCTCCTTCACCCAGCCCGGGAACCACCTGAGCCATGGCAAGTGAACTGCCGACCCGGTATGAACCGGAGCAGATTGAAGGCAAGACCTACGCCTTCTGGACGCAGCGCAACCTGTTCCATGCGGAGCCCGACCGGCCCGGCGAGCCCTACACGATCGTGATCCCGCCGCCGAACGTCACGGCCGAACTCCACATGGGCCACGCGCTCAACAACACGCTCCAGGACGTCTTCGTCCGCTACCGCCGCATGACCGGCCGCAACGCCCTGTGGCTGCCCGGCACGGACCATGCCGGGATCGCCACCCAGAACGTCGTCGAACGCGGACTCGCCGCCGAGGGCCGCCATCGCACGGACCTCGGACGCGAGAAGTTCATCGACCGCGTCTGGCAGTGGCGCGAGAAGTACGGCGGCCGCATCATCCACCAGCTCAAGCGGCTCGGCTGCTCCTGCGACTGGGAACGGGAACGCTTCACCATGGACGAAGGTCTCAGCCGCGCCGTGGTTGAGACCTTCGTCCGTCTGCACGAAAAGGGCCTGATCTACCGCGGCAAGTACATCGTCAACTGGTGCCCGCGATGCCGCACTGCCCTGTCCGACATCGAGTCCGAACACGAGGAACACGACGGGCAGCTGTGGTTCATCCGCTACCCGCTCCGGGACGACCCCCGGCGCACCGTCCTGGTCGCCACCACCCGGCCCGAGACGATGCTGGGCGACACGGCCGTGGCCGTGCATCCGGACGACGAACGCTACGCCGGCCTGGTCGGCCGCACAGTCGTCCTGCCGATCATCGGCCGTGAGATCCCCGTCGTCGCCGACGAATGGGTGGACCGCGGCTTCGGCACGGGCGCCGTGAAGGTCACGCCCGCCCACGACCCGAACGACTTCAACCTGGCGCGCCGCCACGGCCTGCCCGAGGTGGTCGTCATCGACGAAGACGGCCGCATGACGATCGAGGCGGGCGCGCAGTACGAGGGCATGGACCGGTTCGAGTGCCGTGAGGCGCTCCTGGAGGACCTCCGGGCACTCGAACTGCTCGAGCGGGTCGAACCGCACCGCCACTCCGTCGGCCACTGCTACCGCTGCCACACCGTGGTGGAGCCCTACCTGTCCGACCAGTGGTACGTGAAGGTGAAGCCCCTGGCCCGGCGCGCCGCCGAGGCCGCACGGGACGGGCGCATCCGCTTCCATCCCGCCCGTTGGCGGGACTTCTACCTGAGCTGGCTCGACGAGGCCCGGGACTGGTGCGTCAGCCGCCAGATCTGGTGGGGCCACCGCATACCCGTCTACTACTGCACCTCCTGCGGCAACCCCGTCGTCGCCCCCCAGGAGCCGACCGAGTGCCCGGCCTGCGGCGCGGCCGAGCTGCGCCGCGACGAAGACGTGCTCGACACCTGGTTCTCCAGCGCCCTCTGGCCCTTCAGCACGCTCGGCTGGCCGGACCGCACGCCCGAACTGGAACGCTACTACCCCACCAGCACGCTCGTCACCGACCGCGGCATCATCTACTTCTGGGTCGCCCGCATGGTCATGATGGGCCTGGAGTTCATGGGCGACGTGCCCTTCACCGACGTCTACATCAACGGCACCGTGCTGGACGACCAGGGGCGCAAGATGTCCAAGTCCCTCGGCAACGGCATCGACCCGGTCAAGTTGATCGACCTCTACGGCGCCGACGCCGTGCGCTTCTCGCTCGTGATGCTGGCCACCGAGGGCCAGGACCTGAAGCTCAGCGAGTCCAAGTTCGAGATGGGCCGCAACTTCGCCAACAAGGTGTGGAACGCCGCCCGGTTCGTGCTGATGAACCTGGAGGCGGCTCCGGCCGGCCCGGCCGCCGAGCCCGAGCCCGCCTTCGAGGACCGCTGGATCCTCAGCCGCCTGGAAGCCGCCGTGCAGTCGGTCACAGACGCCCTGGAGGCATTCCGCACGCACGAGGTCGCCCAGGCCGCCTACGAGTTCTTCTGGCACGAGTTCTGCGACTGGTACCTGGAGATCGTCAAGCCCCGCCTCCTGCCGGACGCCCCCCCCGCCACGGCCGCGGCCGCCCGCGAGACGCTGGCCACGGTGCTGGACAGCTCCCTGCGGCTGCTGCACCCGGTGGTGCCGTTCGTCAGCGAGGAACTCTGGCAGCACCTGCGCGAGACCGCCCGGGCCGCCGGCCTGCAGGCGGCCGAAGCCATGGACGCCGAGGCGCTGATCGTCGCCCCCTGGCCCGCCGCCCGGCCCGCTCGCCGCGACGAAGGGCTCGAAGGCGAGATGGCGCTCGTGCAGGACGTCGTCCGCGCGATCCGCAGCATCCGCAAAGAGAAGGGCGTCCATGACCGCAAGCCCGTCCGCGTCACCATCAGCACGCCCGACGAGGCGACCGACCGCCTGATCGCGGCCCGCCTGCCCTTCCTGCGCGAGATGGCGGTGCTGGAAGGCGTCGAACACGGCGTCTTCGCCCCGAAGCCCCACCGCTGCCTCACCACGGTCGTGGGCACGATCGAGTTGTTCGTGCAACTGGAGGGCCTGGTGGACATCGAGGGCGAGCGCGCACGCCTGGAGAAGCAGCGCGCGGAGGTCGAGCGGCTCATCGCCGGCGTCGAATCCGCGCTGCACAACGAGGCATTCCGCGCCAACGCACCCGAGGCCGTCGTGCAGCAGCGCCTGGACCGCGCCGAGGAACTGCGCGCCCAGCTCACCAAGATCATCCAGAACCTGGCGGATCTGGAGTAGCGCCGGCCGGCGGCTCCGCCCGGTCGCCCCGCGGCCCGTTCCGGTCGGCGGGCCGCTTCCGCGCCAGCAGCGTCCACGCAACGTTCACAAACGCCCAGCCCCCCAGCGCCGCCACGGTGCTCAGCACCAGCGAACCCGTCCACAGATAGGCGGCCTGGTTGAGGAACATCGCGTACCGCCTGTCCGGGGGGATGAACCCCTGGATCAGGTCGAACAGCCAGGTATCGTGCAGCATGTGGACCCCGAGCCTGCGCGCGGCCAGGAAGACGGGCACGGCGGTGACCGGGTTGGTCACCCAGACCCCCGCGACGGCTGCGGGCAGGTTGACCTTCAGCAGCAGCGCGCCGGCGGCGGCCAGCAGCATCTGGAACGGAATCGTCGGCGTGAACGCGATGAACAGCCCGAGGGCCACCCCGCCGGCCACCGCCCTCCGATCGGGTGCCCAGAGTGCCGTTCGGAACAGGTGCTCGCCCAACCAGCGGTGGATGAACGTGCCCCGGAGGGCCTTCGAGAGCCTCCTCTGCCTGCGCAGCCAGTGCCGCCGGAACATGGGGGCCCCTTCACTTCACTTCCCCGGCGGCCGCGCTAACCATGCCTTGCCCGATCGGCCAGGAGGACGACGTCCTTGAGCCCCTGAGGGCCCCTCGCATTGGTCCAGCGGTGCAGGAATCGCTTGCCGCCGGCGATCTGGGCGACCGCCGCCAGACACGAGAGGAAGGAGTTCCTCTCGTCCATCGTGCCGGCGATCACAAAGACCACCTGCACGGCCGGCGCCTCGTCCGAGAAACGGATCCCCTCCCGGGCACGGACCACCAGGATCTCCAGGATGCCGCTGCCCTTGAGCACGACGTGCGGCACCGCCAGGGTCGGGTTCAGGGCGGTGCTGCCCTGCGCTTCCCGCGCCTTCAGGGCCGCCGCCAGCGTCGCCGCGTCCTCATGGACGCGTTCCTGCAACGGCTCGGCCGCCAGCCTGAAGAACTCGTCCAGTTCCACCGGGTCCTCGATGTCCAGCACAAGGCCCTCCTCGATGAGCTGATCGAAGCGGTCGCGGACGACCTCGTCGCGTTCGTGCACGATCTGCCGCAGCTCCGCCTCCAGCGTGCCGGTGACGAGTTCGCGGGCCGTGATGCGCTCAATCAGGTGGAGCAGCGCCGTGTCCTGCATCACCCGATCGCGACCGTAGAACCAGTAGCACAGGAAGCCGGCCAGGATGAGCGTCGCGCTGATAAGGTACGCC from the Candidatus Brocadiaceae bacterium genome contains:
- a CDS encoding valine--tRNA ligase, with the protein product MASELPTRYEPEQIEGKTYAFWTQRNLFHAEPDRPGEPYTIVIPPPNVTAELHMGHALNNTLQDVFVRYRRMTGRNALWLPGTDHAGIATQNVVERGLAAEGRHRTDLGREKFIDRVWQWREKYGGRIIHQLKRLGCSCDWERERFTMDEGLSRAVVETFVRLHEKGLIYRGKYIVNWCPRCRTALSDIESEHEEHDGQLWFIRYPLRDDPRRTVLVATTRPETMLGDTAVAVHPDDERYAGLVGRTVVLPIIGREIPVVADEWVDRGFGTGAVKVTPAHDPNDFNLARRHGLPEVVVIDEDGRMTIEAGAQYEGMDRFECREALLEDLRALELLERVEPHRHSVGHCYRCHTVVEPYLSDQWYVKVKPLARRAAEAARDGRIRFHPARWRDFYLSWLDEARDWCVSRQIWWGHRIPVYYCTSCGNPVVAPQEPTECPACGAAELRRDEDVLDTWFSSALWPFSTLGWPDRTPELERYYPTSTLVTDRGIIYFWVARMVMMGLEFMGDVPFTDVYINGTVLDDQGRKMSKSLGNGIDPVKLIDLYGADAVRFSLVMLATEGQDLKLSESKFEMGRNFANKVWNAARFVLMNLEAAPAGPAAEPEPAFEDRWILSRLEAAVQSVTDALEAFRTHEVAQAAYEFFWHEFCDWYLEIVKPRLLPDAPPATAAAARETLATVLDSSLRLLHPVVPFVSEELWQHLRETARAAGLQAAEAMDAEALIVAPWPAARPARRDEGLEGEMALVQDVVRAIRSIRKEKGVHDRKPVRVTISTPDEATDRLIAARLPFLREMAVLEGVEHGVFAPKPHRCLTTVVGTIELFVQLEGLVDIEGERARLEKQRAEVERLIAGVESALHNEAFRANAPEAVVQQRLDRAEELRAQLTKIIQNLADLE
- a CDS encoding DUF2062 domain-containing protein → MFRRHWLRRQRRLSKALRGTFIHRWLGEHLFRTALWAPDRRAVAGGVALGLFIAFTPTIPFQMLLAAAGALLLKVNLPAAVAGVWVTNPVTAVPVFLAARRLGVHMLHDTWLFDLIQGFIPPDRRYAMFLNQAAYLWTGSLVLSTVAALGGWAFVNVAWTLLARKRPADRNGPRGDRAEPPAGATPDPPGSG